In one window of Ruminococcus hominis DNA:
- the grpE gene encoding nucleotide exchange factor GrpE — MSQEDMVKEAVEEAKAKATQTVEEESEEVTEEAVEADGSEEEILEDEALEETEKSEKKLFGKKNKKDKKDEKIEELTDRLTRQMAEFDNFRKRTDKEKKQMYEIGAKDIIDKILPVVDNFERGLAAVPEEEKSHPFMEGMDKIYKQLMTTLGEAGVKPIEAVGQEFNPDFHNAVMHVEDEEVGENIVVEEFQKGYTYRDSVVRHSMVKVAN; from the coding sequence ATGAGTCAGGAAGATATGGTAAAAGAAGCAGTAGAAGAGGCAAAAGCAAAAGCCACACAAACTGTTGAGGAAGAATCTGAAGAGGTAACAGAAGAGGCTGTTGAAGCTGATGGATCCGAAGAAGAAATTTTAGAAGATGAAGCATTAGAAGAGACAGAAAAATCTGAGAAAAAATTATTTGGTAAAAAGAACAAGAAAGACAAGAAAGACGAAAAAATTGAAGAATTAACAGATCGTCTCACTCGTCAAATGGCTGAGTTTGATAACTTCCGCAAGCGTACAGATAAAGAGAAAAAACAGATGTACGAAATAGGAGCGAAAGATATCATAGATAAAATTCTTCCAGTCGTGGACAATTTTGAACGCGGACTGGCAGCTGTGCCAGAGGAAGAAAAATCACATCCTTTCATGGAAGGGATGGATAAAATTTACAAACAGTTAATGACAACGCTCGGTGAAGCAGGCGTAAAACCAATCGAGGCTGTTGGTCAGGAATTCAATCCTGATTTTCACAATGCAGTTATGCACGTAGAAGATGAGGAAGTCGGCGAGAATATCGTCGTGGAAGAGTTCCAGAAGGGTTACACATATCGTGACAGTGTTGTAAGACACAGCATGGTAAAAGTGGCAAATTAG
- the hrcA gene encoding heat-inducible transcriptional repressor HrcA: MDIELTDRQHIILKAIIQNYLETGEPVGSRTLSKSTDLNLSSATIRNEMADLEDMGYIFQPHTSAGRIPSDKGYRLYVDMLMADKEQELSDLKNVVLEKSDKVDKVLKQAARVLANNTNYATMISAPINHKNTLKFIQLSQVDPEQIVAVIVMTGNVIKNKIIEVDEELGNETMLKLNMLLNTSLNGMSIEEINLGLIARLKDQAGIHSKVISDVLDAVADIIHVEDDMEIYTCGATNIFKYPELSDKQSAQEIISAFEEKQQLAELVTETLSNEENTGIQVYIGDETPVKTMKDCSVVTATYELGEGMRGTIGIIGPKRMDYEHVMKTLQTLKNELDTLNRRDLSERDIE; encoded by the coding sequence ATGGATATAGAATTAACAGATAGACAACATATTATACTTAAAGCAATTATCCAGAATTATCTTGAAACCGGAGAGCCGGTAGGTTCAAGAACTCTTTCGAAATCAACCGACTTGAATTTAAGTTCAGCAACAATTCGAAACGAGATGGCAGATTTAGAGGATATGGGATATATTTTCCAACCACATACTTCTGCCGGAAGAATTCCTTCGGATAAAGGATATCGGTTATATGTAGATATGTTGATGGCCGATAAGGAACAAGAATTATCAGATTTGAAAAATGTTGTTTTAGAAAAATCTGATAAGGTTGATAAAGTATTAAAACAAGCAGCGAGAGTACTTGCAAATAATACAAATTATGCAACCATGATTTCTGCTCCGATCAACCATAAGAATACATTGAAATTCATTCAATTATCACAGGTGGATCCAGAACAGATTGTTGCAGTTATTGTAATGACGGGAAATGTAATCAAAAACAAGATTATCGAAGTTGATGAAGAGTTAGGCAATGAGACGATGCTAAAGTTGAATATGCTTCTGAACACTTCCCTCAATGGCATGTCTATTGAGGAAATTAACCTTGGGCTGATCGCCAGATTAAAAGATCAGGCAGGTATTCACAGTAAAGTAATCAGCGATGTGCTGGATGCTGTTGCAGATATTATTCATGTAGAAGATGATATGGAAATTTATACATGTGGTGCGACAAATATTTTTAAGTATCCGGAATTAAGCGATAAACAGAGTGCACAGGAAATAATAAGTGCCTTTGAGGAAAAACAACAGCTTGCAGAACTGGTTACAGAAACTCTTTCAAATGAAGAGAATACAGGAATACAGGTTTATATTGGCGATGAAACTCCAGTCAAGACAATGAAAGATTGCAGTGTTGTAACAGCTACTTATGAGCTAGGTGAAGGAATGCGTGGAACAATCGGTATTATTGGTCCGAAGCGTATGGATTATGAACATGTAATGAAAACATTGCAGACATTGAAGAATGAACTGGACACTTTAAATCGTAGAGATTTAAGCGAACGGGATATAGAATAA
- the hemW gene encoding radical SAM family heme chaperone HemW: protein MKRELELYLHIPFCVRKCNYCDFFSASGTKEELNAYVQALCKEINRYKDFAKEYIVKTVFLGGGTPSLLTADQMKLIFENLNQIFTIDPVAEITMEMNPGTVNIEKLRSYKQAGINRVSIGLQSTENKELKMLGRIHTYEDFLNTWEAVEQVGFKNRNIDLMSALPGQTLKSWENTLRKILTLNPEHISAYSLILEEGTNFYEWYCKGQFDAGDWKLPSEDDEYTMGEMTIQMLESCGMHRYEISNYAYPGKECRHNLGYWDRVEYLGIGAGAASLISIQNKNTSEIQEQIRFNHVKNRDKYIQTINQKQAIEIEHEYLTLENQMEEFMYLGLRKTAGISKNKFHKFFGKEIGEVYGNIIKRLEEDELIISKEDNLMLTHRGMDISNYVLSEFLLS from the coding sequence ATGAAGAGAGAATTAGAATTATATCTCCATATACCATTTTGTGTAAGAAAGTGTAATTATTGCGATTTCTTTTCTGCAAGTGGAACAAAAGAAGAATTAAATGCTTATGTTCAGGCTTTATGTAAAGAAATTAATCGTTATAAAGATTTTGCAAAAGAATATATAGTAAAGACGGTTTTCCTCGGAGGAGGAACACCGTCTCTTTTGACAGCAGATCAGATGAAACTAATTTTTGAAAATCTAAATCAAATTTTTACCATCGATCCTGTTGCAGAAATTACAATGGAGATGAATCCAGGAACTGTAAACATTGAAAAATTAAGAAGCTATAAACAGGCAGGTATCAATCGTGTGAGTATCGGATTGCAATCAACAGAAAATAAAGAATTGAAAATGTTGGGAAGAATTCATACTTACGAAGATTTTTTAAATACATGGGAAGCTGTTGAACAAGTAGGATTTAAGAATAGAAATATTGATCTGATGTCAGCACTTCCTGGACAGACTTTAAAAAGCTGGGAAAATACACTGAGAAAAATTCTAACACTTAACCCTGAACACATTTCTGCATATAGTTTGATATTAGAAGAAGGAACGAACTTTTATGAGTGGTATTGTAAAGGTCAATTTGATGCGGGTGACTGGAAACTTCCTTCCGAAGATGATGAATATACAATGGGAGAGATGACCATTCAAATGTTAGAAAGTTGTGGAATGCACCGCTACGAGATATCCAATTATGCATATCCGGGAAAAGAGTGTCGGCATAATCTTGGATACTGGGACAGAGTGGAATATCTTGGAATTGGTGCTGGTGCAGCCTCTCTGATTTCCATTCAAAATAAAAATACTTCAGAAATACAAGAACAAATCCGTTTCAATCATGTTAAGAATCGAGATAAATATATTCAAACCATTAATCAAAAACAAGCGATTGAAATAGAACATGAATACTTAACATTAGAAAATCAAATGGAAGAATTTATGTATTTGGGATTGAGAAAAACAGCTGGAATTTCAAAAAATAAGTTTCACAAGTTTTTTGGTAAAGAAATTGGGGAAGTTTATGGAAATATAATAAAAAGGTTGGAAGAAGATGAATTGATAATAAGTAAAGAAGATAATCTCATGCTTACTCACAGAGGAATGGATATCAGCAATTATGTATTATCTGAATTTTTACTTTCATAA
- the lepA gene encoding translation elongation factor 4: MSGIEQSKIRNFCIIAHIDHGKSTLADRIIEKTGLLTDREMQAQVLDNMDLERERGITIKAQTVRTVYKAKDGEEYIFNLIDTPGHVDFNYEVSRSLAACDGAILVVDAAQGVEAQTLANVYLALDHDLDVVPVINKIDLPSAEPERVKEEIEDVIGIEAEDAPLISAKTGLNVEDVLEAIVEKIPAPVGDAKAPLQALIFDSVYDSYRGVIVFCRIKEGSVRKGTPIKMMATGAVADVVEVGYFGAGQFIPCDELEAGMVGYITASLKNVKDTRVGDTITNAQNPCAEPLPGYKKVNPMVYCGLYPSDGAKYPDLRDALEKLQLNDAALQFEPETSIALGFGFRCGFLGLLHLEIIQERLEREYNLDLVTTAPSVIYKVHKTNGDLIELTNPTNLPDPSEIDYMEEPIVKAEIMVTSEFIGAIMDLCQERRGVYQGMEYIEEKRAVLTYHLPLNEIIYDFFDALKSRSRGYASFDYEMLGYERSELVKLDILINKEEVDALSFIIHSSNAYERGRKMCEKLKQEIPRQMFEIPIQAAIGGKVIARETVKAMRKDVLAKCYGGDISRKKKLLEKQKEGKKRMRQVGNVDIPQKAFMSVLKLDED, from the coding sequence GTGTCAGGAATAGAACAAAGTAAAATTCGTAATTTTTGCATTATTGCACATATAGATCATGGAAAATCTACGTTGGCAGATCGTATTATTGAAAAAACAGGTCTTTTAACAGATCGTGAGATGCAGGCACAGGTTTTGGATAATATGGATTTGGAGCGTGAACGCGGTATTACGATCAAGGCACAGACCGTCCGAACAGTATACAAGGCAAAGGATGGGGAAGAATATATCTTCAATTTGATTGATACACCGGGGCATGTGGATTTCAACTATGAAGTGTCTCGAAGTCTGGCAGCTTGCGATGGTGCTATTTTGGTTGTAGATGCAGCACAGGGAGTAGAAGCACAGACATTGGCAAATGTATATCTTGCACTGGATCATGATCTTGATGTTGTGCCGGTTATTAATAAAATTGATCTTCCGAGTGCAGAGCCGGAGAGGGTAAAAGAAGAAATAGAAGATGTAATTGGAATTGAAGCTGAAGATGCACCTTTGATTTCAGCAAAGACAGGTCTTAATGTAGAGGATGTTTTAGAAGCAATTGTTGAGAAAATACCAGCCCCGGTAGGTGATGCCAAGGCACCTTTACAGGCCTTGATCTTTGATTCTGTATATGATTCTTATCGTGGAGTTATTGTATTTTGCCGAATCAAAGAAGGTAGTGTGCGAAAAGGTACTCCGATTAAGATGATGGCTACAGGAGCTGTGGCCGATGTAGTTGAAGTCGGGTATTTTGGTGCAGGTCAGTTCATCCCTTGCGATGAACTGGAAGCCGGAATGGTTGGATATATTACAGCCAGCTTGAAAAATGTTAAAGATACTCGTGTTGGAGATACTATTACAAATGCGCAAAATCCATGTGCAGAACCTTTGCCAGGTTATAAGAAAGTAAATCCAATGGTATATTGTGGGCTCTATCCTTCTGATGGAGCAAAATATCCTGATTTGAGAGATGCATTGGAAAAGTTGCAGTTAAATGATGCAGCATTACAATTTGAACCGGAAACGTCTATTGCGTTAGGTTTTGGATTCCGTTGTGGTTTCTTGGGATTACTTCATCTGGAAATTATCCAGGAGCGTTTAGAAAGAGAGTACAATCTGGATTTGGTTACAACAGCACCGAGTGTAATCTATAAAGTGCATAAGACAAATGGTGATTTAATAGAACTCACAAATCCAACGAACCTGCCGGATCCGTCTGAGATCGACTATATGGAAGAACCAATTGTAAAAGCTGAAATAATGGTAACTTCTGAATTTATAGGCGCAATTATGGATTTATGTCAAGAACGCCGCGGTGTATATCAGGGAATGGAATACATTGAAGAAAAACGAGCTGTATTAACGTATCACCTTCCACTTAATGAAATTATTTATGATTTCTTTGATGCATTAAAATCTCGTTCCAGAGGCTATGCATCTTTTGATTATGAAATGTTAGGATATGAGCGTTCAGAACTTGTCAAATTGGATATTCTTATTAATAAAGAAGAAGTGGATGCACTTTCATTTATTATCCATAGTTCTAATGCATATGAACGTGGACGCAAAATGTGTGAGAAATTGAAGCAGGAAATTCCAAGACAAATGTTTGAAATCCCGATTCAGGCAGCGATTGGTGGAAAAGTAATTGCCAGAGAAACCGTTAAAGCAATGCGAAAAGATGTTCTTGCTAAATGTTATGGTGGTGATATCTCACGTAAGAAAAAACTTCTCGAAAAACAAAAAGAAGGTAAGAAGAGAATGCGTCAAGTCGGAAATGTAGATATCCCACAAAAAGCATTTATGAGTGTATTGAAATTAGATGAAGATTAA
- the holA gene encoding DNA polymerase III subunit delta, protein MKSLNEDLKTGQFKQIYLLYGEEAYLKKQYRARLTKALLPEGDTMNFAHFEGKGVDVKSVIDLSETLPFFAERRLIVFDNTGFFKSAGADLADYIKEMPDTTYYIFVEDEVDKRSKLFKAVKSKGRVVELPFQDENTLKRWVAGKIRNENKQVTEQTIIYFLNKVGTDMENITKELEKLFSYTMEKTDITKEDVDAICVTQIANHIFDMVNAVAEKQQKKALDLYYELLALKEPPMRILFLMTRQYRILFQVKHLANKGYSKKEIASKTGLHPFAVGKYMDQAKYFKTSELRMVMEYSADIEQRVKTGLLTDNLAVELFIIKYSSK, encoded by the coding sequence ATGAAAAGCTTAAATGAAGATTTAAAAACAGGACAATTTAAACAAATATATCTCTTATATGGGGAAGAAGCATATTTAAAAAAACAATACCGGGCTCGCCTTACAAAAGCATTGCTTCCAGAAGGCGACACGATGAATTTTGCACATTTTGAAGGAAAAGGAGTGGATGTTAAATCCGTGATTGATTTATCTGAAACATTACCTTTTTTTGCCGAAAGAAGATTAATCGTATTTGACAATACCGGCTTTTTTAAAAGTGCAGGTGCAGATCTGGCAGATTATATAAAAGAAATGCCCGATACCACATACTATATCTTTGTCGAAGATGAGGTAGATAAAAGAAGTAAACTGTTTAAGGCAGTAAAATCAAAAGGCCGTGTTGTCGAACTCCCATTTCAGGATGAAAATACGTTAAAACGTTGGGTCGCAGGAAAGATTCGAAATGAAAACAAACAGGTTACAGAGCAGACGATAATTTATTTTTTAAATAAAGTCGGAACAGATATGGAAAATATCACAAAAGAACTGGAAAAATTATTCAGTTATACTATGGAGAAAACAGACATTACAAAAGAAGATGTCGATGCAATCTGTGTTACACAAATTGCCAATCATATTTTTGATATGGTCAATGCAGTGGCTGAAAAGCAACAAAAAAAAGCCTTGGATTTATACTACGAATTGCTTGCATTAAAAGAGCCCCCTATGCGAATCCTTTTTCTGATGACCAGACAATATCGTATATTGTTTCAGGTAAAACATTTGGCAAATAAAGGATATAGCAAAAAGGAAATTGCATCAAAAACAGGGTTACATCCATTTGCAGTTGGAAAATATATGGATCAGGCAAAATATTTTAAGACATCTGAACTAAGAATGGTTATGGAATACAGTGCAGATATCGAACAACGTGTAAAAACAGGATTGTTAACGGATAATCTGGCAGTGGAGTTGTTTATAATAAAATATTCATCAAAATAA
- a CDS encoding DNA internalization-related competence protein ComEC/Rec2 — MFKRPCCLLAIAILLIQLVLVGWFQISRDLKPSYLEQNYLENENVIIKGNVYDVDKRTSYSVYYLKDIQVYRKSTWVKINRERVLVNVKDSDSIMVGNIIQAAGKIYFFQENRNPGNFNQKFYYQKQHIHAQIWSTQIQINNQKTDLLKENLFEIRESIKNMLLHSLGKDAGNSMVAILLGDKKDLDQTIKQLYQKGGIGHILAISGLHMSFIGIGMYQVLRKIGLGFSASGIIGIFFLLLYTMMIGIGVSSLRAIIMYIIRMGAEILGRDYDLLTSLSIATVVIVLWQPLYLFDAGFLFSFGAVLAMILINSLFEQTSCIPKIFCPGIAIQVMLLPMTMYFYFEIPTWSVLTNIIVIPCMSILIGVGIVGILFLFIFYPIGNLILQFCKAILWGYEKLCMFMIDVPFGRIVTGKPSIWIMLTYYIILLISYFIWKYWDIQAEKQKYKSKSRKDLIETEKKESQRICLKSRYFAIRSVVCIIALCGIVCLSYHKKGNLEITMLDVGQGDGIFIRTPNGTNCLIDGGSTDVSQVGLYRLIPFLESKGVGCLDYIFISHGDEDHINGVKEMLESQKLNIKIKALVLPVKEVWDDKLKDLSKTAEENHTKVIIMSAGQQFVEYKKNMSFTLTCIGPVKNYSGENGNAASMVLDLKFDEFDMLFTGDLEGEGETQLIESGSLRKYDILKIAHHGSKNSTPEKFLEITSPSVVLISAGVRNRYGHPHQETLERLNKEKRTIYNTQHQGAIHIKTNGKNLRINVLQKVGISDII; from the coding sequence ATGTTCAAAAGACCCTGCTGTCTTTTAGCGATAGCGATTCTTTTAATTCAACTTGTTTTGGTAGGATGGTTTCAAATATCCAGAGATTTGAAACCATCCTATTTAGAACAAAATTATCTGGAAAATGAAAATGTAATAATTAAAGGGAACGTATATGATGTAGACAAACGTACTTCTTATTCTGTTTATTATCTAAAAGATATACAAGTATATCGGAAAAGCACCTGGGTAAAAATAAACCGTGAAAGAGTTCTTGTGAATGTAAAAGATTCTGATTCAATTATGGTTGGAAATATTATTCAGGCAGCTGGGAAAATATATTTTTTTCAAGAAAACCGGAATCCCGGAAATTTTAATCAAAAATTCTATTATCAAAAACAACATATTCATGCACAAATATGGTCTACTCAAATCCAAATAAATAATCAAAAAACTGATTTGTTAAAAGAGAATCTGTTTGAAATCAGAGAATCTATAAAAAATATGTTATTGCATAGTCTTGGAAAAGATGCTGGAAACAGTATGGTAGCAATATTACTTGGGGATAAAAAAGATTTAGATCAAACTATAAAACAATTATATCAAAAAGGGGGAATTGGACACATTCTTGCAATATCCGGTTTGCATATGTCTTTTATAGGAATCGGGATGTATCAAGTGTTAAGAAAAATAGGACTCGGTTTTTCGGCTTCGGGAATAATCGGAATATTCTTTTTGCTTTTATATACGATGATGATTGGAATCGGAGTATCTAGTCTTCGAGCTATCATTATGTACATTATACGAATGGGAGCGGAAATTTTAGGAAGAGATTACGATTTACTAACTTCTCTGTCAATTGCTACTGTAGTAATTGTTTTATGGCAGCCGTTATATTTGTTTGATGCAGGTTTTTTATTTTCATTTGGTGCAGTTTTAGCGATGATATTAATAAATTCGCTTTTTGAACAAACTTCATGCATACCTAAAATATTCTGTCCTGGAATTGCGATTCAAGTAATGCTTCTTCCAATGACAATGTATTTCTATTTTGAAATTCCTACATGGTCAGTGCTGACAAATATAATTGTAATTCCTTGTATGTCGATTTTAATTGGAGTTGGGATTGTAGGCATATTATTTTTATTCATTTTTTATCCAATCGGTAACTTGATTTTACAATTTTGTAAGGCTATTTTATGGGGATATGAAAAGTTGTGTATGTTTATGATAGATGTTCCGTTTGGCAGGATTGTGACAGGAAAGCCCTCGATATGGATAATGCTGACATATTATATAATATTATTGATAAGTTATTTTATATGGAAATATTGGGATATTCAGGCCGAAAAGCAGAAATATAAATCAAAAAGTAGAAAAGATCTTATAGAAACAGAAAAAAAAGAAAGCCAAAGAATTTGTTTGAAAAGCAGATATTTTGCTATAAGAAGTGTAGTTTGTATAATTGCATTATGTGGAATTGTTTGTCTGTCCTACCATAAAAAAGGAAATTTGGAAATCACGATGTTGGATGTCGGACAAGGGGATGGCATTTTTATCCGCACCCCAAATGGAACAAACTGTCTTATAGATGGAGGCAGCACAGATGTATCTCAGGTAGGTCTTTATCGCCTGATTCCTTTTTTGGAATCAAAAGGTGTTGGATGTTTAGATTATATTTTCATATCGCATGGGGATGAAGATCATATAAACGGAGTCAAAGAGATGTTGGAAAGCCAGAAATTGAATATAAAAATAAAAGCACTGGTATTACCAGTAAAGGAAGTGTGGGATGATAAACTAAAAGATTTGTCTAAGACAGCAGAAGAAAATCACACTAAAGTAATCATCATGTCGGCGGGGCAGCAATTCGTAGAATATAAAAAAAATATGTCGTTCACATTAACGTGTATAGGACCGGTAAAAAATTATAGTGGTGAAAATGGGAATGCAGCATCTATGGTTTTAGATTTAAAATTTGATGAATTTGATATGCTATTTACAGGGGATTTAGAAGGAGAAGGAGAAACACAATTAATCGAGAGCGGAAGTTTAAGAAAGTATGATATATTAAAAATTGCACATCATGGTTCGAAAAATTCTACACCTGAAAAGTTCCTGGAAATAACTTCTCCCTCCGTTGTGTTAATCTCAGCAGGAGTAAGGAATCGATACGGGCATCCACATCAAGAAACTCTTGAACGATTAAATAAGGAAAAACGTACTATCTATAATACACAACATCAAGGAGCAATACATATAAAAACAAATGGAAAAAACTTGAGAATAAATGTTTTGCAAAAAGTAGGTATTTCCGATATAATATAG
- a CDS encoding GerMN domain-containing protein, with product MLKKSKVYITVLLFVLCMLCGCAKRTEVKNDDSFIYSVNGERNGLVKINYDFRGKTTEEQVNNVIKELQKPAEEINYSTTIPKQIKIQQCEIRHMIVYIDLNDAYLKLPVVEQKLILASMTQSIVKIPKISAIYVTVDGEELKDDKGNPAGIINEDDFVQNNGSSLSSYEETELALYFANESGDKLVKQNVQVKYSTNTSKEKLIVEKLMHGPQDESVHPTISSTCTLLSVTVKDNICYVNFDSEFLASAHDIKPEITIYSIVNSLIEGTAVNKVQIMVNGEKNVLYMNTIDLSQPLQQDLDLIQHAEE from the coding sequence ATGTTGAAAAAAAGTAAGGTATATATCACAGTTCTCCTGTTTGTTTTATGTATGTTGTGCGGATGTGCTAAACGTACAGAAGTAAAAAATGATGATTCGTTCATATACAGCGTAAACGGAGAAAGAAACGGATTAGTAAAAATCAATTATGATTTTCGAGGAAAAACGACGGAAGAGCAAGTGAACAATGTTATAAAAGAATTACAAAAACCGGCTGAAGAGATTAATTATTCTACTACAATTCCGAAACAAATAAAAATACAACAATGTGAAATCAGACATATGATCGTATATATAGATTTGAATGATGCATATTTGAAATTACCTGTTGTAGAGCAAAAATTAATTCTTGCATCAATGACACAGTCTATCGTAAAAATTCCTAAAATCAGTGCTATTTACGTTACAGTGGATGGAGAAGAATTGAAAGATGATAAAGGAAATCCAGCTGGAATTATAAATGAAGATGATTTTGTTCAAAATAACGGAAGTTCATTGAGTTCATATGAAGAAACAGAGCTCGCATTATATTTCGCAAATGAATCCGGTGATAAGCTTGTAAAACAAAATGTACAGGTGAAATATAGTACAAATACTTCAAAAGAAAAACTGATTGTAGAGAAATTGATGCATGGTCCTCAGGATGAGAGTGTGCATCCAACAATATCTTCTACTTGTACACTATTAAGCGTGACAGTAAAAGATAATATTTGCTATGTGAATTTTGATTCAGAATTTCTGGCAAGTGCTCATGACATAAAACCGGAAATAACAATTTATTCCATTGTAAATTCGCTGATTGAGGGAACAGCGGTAAATAAGGTGCAAATTATGGTGAATGGTGAAAAAAATGTTTTATACATGAATACAATTGATTTATCTCAGCCATTACAACAGGATTTGGACTTAATACAACATGCGGAAGAATAA